CAGCCTAACGCCAAGTAATCCTCAATATATTCAGTACTAGAATACCAATGCAATAAATACGTGTTAAAATACGTCTTCAAAATTCGTAACGTTTCTTGCTCCATCCCTTTAGTATGGATGATCACTGGCTTATGTGCTTGTTCCGCGTAAGCTAGTTGCTTGGTAAAAATTTGCTGCTGTAGTTGCGGATCTGTTTTAGTCCAAACGTTGTCCAACCCAATTTCACCGATCACCGGTACCTGTGCTAAAATCGGCGCCATGTCAGTCCACGCAACTTGGTCGACCTGCCAGGGATGAATACCAGCACTTAAGCGTAAACGCCGGCTATTACCGACCCAACTTTGATTACGGGTAAACTCTGCTGGTGTGCCACAATTAATCGTGGCGTAGATTTTTTCTCGTTTTAATAGACGAACGTAACTTTGTTCTTCTGTATGCGTATGCGCATCAATTAATTGCATGTTCAAACTCCATTCTAAGTGACCAACTTCTCTTTCAATTCTAACATTAATCTCACTAATTATTTGCCAATTGAAAGCAGATTTACGGTATACTATTACCATTGGAGGGAATTACATGCAAAAATTAGTCAAAATCACAACTATTTTTACGTTAAGTGTGGGATTACTCGGTGCCAGCGCACAGCCAGTTGCGGCGGCTAAAGCTAAAACCGTCAAGGCACAGATCACATTAACGGTTGATCATAAGAAAGTCAGCACCAAAAAAGTGACAACCACCAGCAAGCAAACACTGATGAAAGTCATGAAACAACATTATCAGATCAAGGAAGACAACGGGATGATCACCGCGATCAATGGGCATAAACAGAATACCAAAGCACAAAAGTACTGGCTGTACAAAATCAACGGTAAAGACGCCACTAAAGGGGCTGCTGCAACTTATCTAAAAAACAACGATAAGGTTAGCTTCACGCTAAATGCCAGCAAGTAAATCACGTTATACCCCACGTTACATTGCTGTTGTTTCGTTGATCACAGCATTATGTGTCGTCGGTCGTTACTTATTTCAGTTTCTACCCAATATCCAACCAGTCACCGACATCATTATTTTCATGACCTTGAGTTTTGGCGTCGTTACCGGCGGTTATATCGCGATTCTATCGATCTTGATCTCCAATGTTTTACTTGGTTTTGGGATCTGGACCTTACCACAAATTTTTGCCTATCTCATGGTCGTTGGTCTGACTTGGCTATTTGGACATTGGCCATACTTGCGCCGTCATCTTTGGGTACAAGCGGCGTTCAGTTTATTTGCCGGTTACCTGTACGGTTTCTGCGTTAGTATCGGCCAATACCCACTACTAGGTGGTTGGCCGCAATTTGTCGCTTATTATATTGCCGGGTTGTATTTCGACACCTTCCATGCCGTTGGTAATCTGGTATTGTACTTTATTCTAATTCCACCGTTAAGCAAAATTATTCCCCGCTTGCGGCTAGATTAAGGAGAAAACATGAAAACAATTGACGACTATATCGCAACTTTACCACCGAGGCAGCAGGAAGTGGCACAAATCATGCGCGAACTGCTGCACGACGCAGCGCCACAAGCGATTGAGACTATTGCCTATAATATGCCGGCCATTAAGCAAAATGGTAAAGTATTGGTTTATTTTGCCCCGACAAAGCAGCATTTAGGCTTCTACCCAACACCAGAACCAATCGTAGCTTTTGCGGAACAACTACGCGGTTATCAAACCAGCAAAGGGACGATTCAGTTACCTTACGATCAACCGCTGCCGGTAAAATTAATCAAGCAAATTGTCGCTTACCGAATCAAGCAAGTTAATGATTAGTCACTCCCCTCTGCAGCTTTTGTGCTGAGGGGATTTTTTATTTAGATAAGTATTTGGCTAATTTTGGCGTATGTTATCGATAATGACTTTGTTTTTTTCTGATCACCGCACATATTGATTGCCGGACATGCCGGTAAAAGTAGGGTTTCGTAATATCGCTGCTGATTTACTGGGCAAACAACTGAAAGTCCACGTAGTTGGCACTAAAAAAAGACCGTTAAGGAACTACGACATAGCGCAGCTTCTTAACGGTCTCCCGAATATTATAGTTAAAGTATCTCAACGTACTAAAGTTAATAACCACGGTGTAACATAGCTTTCAATCGCTGCAGCCAATAATAAACCAGGCACCACAATCATCAGATACCAACGCAGCAGCGGTCGGATAAACGGCCACCATGGTAAACGACCAATCCAATCATAACGGCGTTTGCGCCAATTGCGCGTACGACTACGAATATAGTAATTTAACTGGCTAGCTAAGGCCAACGCAAAGGCAAAACAAGAAATCTCAAAAATACCATGCGGTACTAAACCCGCTAAAATCAGCATTCCCACACGTGTTTGTCCCGCGTTCACATAAAGCACAAGGCCGATACTCGCTGCCGTTCCAACTAAATTAAGCCAGTATAATAGCGGCACAGGAATCAAGCTTAGCATAAATACAATCAAAACTGCCCGTTCATTATGCCAAGCAATTCGCAAAAACATTTGCCAGTTAGAATCACTTTTAATACCGCTAACTGCACGCTTCAAAGCTCGTTGAATCGTCGTTATATCTGGTTGTGCCCATGCTAAAACCATATAGATCAGCGCCGCGACAATAATCAATGCCGCCCATGCACTCAATAAATTAGTCCAGATTTGCCGGCGGCGCCATTGTCGTAGCTCGGTCGTTTTGTCCATAAGTCACCTACTTTTTCTTTTTAGGCAACTTATTGGCGCTATCAGTTTTAACCACTAATACATCCGTGATTGCCGCTCGATTAACGTACGACGCCACTGAACCGATCAGCATCCGCTCAACTGCATTTAAACCAGTTGCACCGATCATGATCAGATCATTTTTATGCTCCTGTGGAAAATCGCGGGCAATGACCGTTTTCGGATTGCCAAAGCGAATATGAATGTCAATATCATGAAAATCACTATCTTTTTCGATTCGAGTCACTAAGTTATCTAAATAAGTTTTCACATCTTCAGACATTTTATAGATGACGTCACCATCGACAAAGCTGGAATAGCTGACCTCAAATTGTTGCGTAGCCAAAACGTCCAACACATCCAAATGTGCCTCGTTGCGTTTGGCAACCTCAACAGCCTTTGCCAAAGCTAATTCTGCTTCTTCAGAACCATCAACTGGTACTAAAATATTCCGATATTCTTGTAGCATAGCGATCATCCTCCTTGTGCTGATGTTTACACTTACATTATAGTCCAAATCCGTAAATTATGCCGCATACAAAATATCACACGCCGCGTTCATTTGCGTTTATGACTTGCAACTAAGGCTAACCCAGCATCAAGCAACATCCCGATTGCCATCATATACATCGCCAACATATTCTGTCCAAAGGCAACCGCCACCAACAAGACAAGATAAAAAACAAAGAAAAATAAGGCTAAATGACGTGAACGGCCCATGACCATCACTTCCTTTTACATCTTCATGCCCATTTTAGCGTAAGATTCCATACCACCCATCCAGAGCTGATCCATTGGAACACCACGCTCTTCAGATAGAGCCTGCATCATCGTATCCATGTCCATTAATTTATAACTAGGATTAGGATCAGCAGCAGTATACGCCAAAATTTGTGCCATCATGCCACCATCTTCGTGTTCGATAATATGGCAATGGTACATGTATAGTCCCGGTAGATCGAATTTAACTTTGATACGCACAGTTTCACCAGGGTTAACACCCACCGTATCCTTATACCCGTGTTCGTTAGGATATGGTTCGTGCCCATTACGTGAGATCACCGTAAATTGGGTACCATGCATATGGAAAGGATGAACCATACCACCATTCATCGTGTTGGTGTTAGTAATATCCCAATACTGAACATCGCCAACTTTTTGTCGTGCATCGATCCGCTGCATCGCAAATTTTTTACCATCGATCATGACTTCTTCGTCCATCCCCGACATCACAACTTTACGGACTGGTAAGCCTGGTGTAACTGTCGGATCAGCAATATCGACTAAATGCTCAGGCAGTTGCGTTTCATCAGTTGCAAATTGATGCACACGGAAACGAACTAACGGTACATCATCAGAATACAAAGTGACTTCATCGCCCGGTTTATATTGACTAAAATCAACGATCACTTCGGCCCGCTCCGCACAGGTCAGCATTAATTTAGTCAATTTGACTGGTGCCGGCATGATCCCACCGTCAGAGCCGATCTGAGTAAAGGCCAAGTCATCACTAAAGTGCAACCGCCATTCACGCCGATTAGCACCATCTAAGATTCGCAAGCGCAGTCGTTGTGTAGTGACATCAAAGTAAGGATTAACCGTGCCATTGATCAAAGCAGTTGGTCCCTGAACGCCATCGGGATCATAGTCAGCGCGATAATCCCACTGGTTATTTTCGTGAAAGCGCCGATCTTGCAAAATTAACGGAATATCGTCAATACCCCAATTACGTGGAAATGGCAATTTAGCTTCAACTTCGTCCTTAACTAAAACCATAGCGGCTAAACCATGATAAACTTGAGCGGCAGTTTCTGGACAAGGATGGGCGTGCAGCCAGACCGTTGCCGCTGGTTGATCAAGCGTAAAGTCGATCTGGCTACTTTTACCAGGATAGACGGGCGCGTGGCAGCCACCATCTACGTAGGGACCGATCACGTTGAGACCATGCCAGTGAAAGGTCGTTAGCTCCGGGAGTTCATTTTTTAAAGTGACGTGAATGTGCTTACCTTTTTCAAAAACGATCGTCTGACCCAAAACACTATTGTTGTAACCCCAGGTTTTCGTTTTTGCGCCGGGCAGAAATTGCGTTTCACCAGTTTGCGCTACCACGGTATAATAAGTATCCGTGGCGGTCTCCTTATCTGGTTTGAGTAGTGGTGGTACGTTCAATGGCTGCTGTGGGACCTTTGCCTCTTCTAATGGAACGTAGCCGCCATCATGAGTATTAAACGCGGGCTCATCGAAGAAATAATCAGTATAAACCTTATCAGACATCACAATCGTCCTTTCCAAACTCATTTTGTATTCACTTTCATTATAACACTACATCCAAAACTTAAAAGTTTGGTAAGCCGAATTACATGCGTATTTATTGAGTTAAGCGGCCAGCCCTTGCTACACTATCCATATCATAGAGGAGGTTGCTAAATGACTGATAACAAATTAATCGCTGTCCTTGTCACTAACGGTGTTGAAGATGTTGAGCTCACTAGCCCACGTGAAGCGCTAAGTAAGGAAGGGTACCAATTCTGTTTGATCGGCCAACGTGCTGGCGAGATCATTCAAGGTAAGAAAGGCACGCCATTCTTGATCGATAAAGGGATCGATGACGTGCAACCTCAAGATTTCCGAGCATTATTTTTACCTGGTGGCTTTTCACCCGACCAATTACGAGGTGATCAACGCTTTGTCGACTTTACCAAGGCCTTTCTGGACCAAAAGCGGCAAATCTTTGCTATTTGTCATGGTCCGCAATTGTTTATCCAAACTGGGCTGACCGCACAATTAGAACTCACCGCCTACAAAACCGTCCAACCAGACTTGGCTTACGCTGGCGCAACGGTAA
This is a stretch of genomic DNA from Loigolactobacillus coryniformis subsp. coryniformis KCTC 3167 = DSM 20001. It encodes these proteins:
- a CDS encoding multicopper oxidase family protein is translated as MSDKVYTDYFFDEPAFNTHDGGYVPLEEAKVPQQPLNVPPLLKPDKETATDTYYTVVAQTGETQFLPGAKTKTWGYNNSVLGQTIVFEKGKHIHVTLKNELPELTTFHWHGLNVIGPYVDGGCHAPVYPGKSSQIDFTLDQPAATVWLHAHPCPETAAQVYHGLAAMVLVKDEVEAKLPFPRNWGIDDIPLILQDRRFHENNQWDYRADYDPDGVQGPTALINGTVNPYFDVTTQRLRLRILDGANRREWRLHFSDDLAFTQIGSDGGIMPAPVKLTKLMLTCAERAEVIVDFSQYKPGDEVTLYSDDVPLVRFRVHQFATDETQLPEHLVDIADPTVTPGLPVRKVVMSGMDEEVMIDGKKFAMQRIDARQKVGDVQYWDITNTNTMNGGMVHPFHMHGTQFTVISRNGHEPYPNEHGYKDTVGVNPGETVRIKVKFDLPGLYMYHCHIIEHEDGGMMAQILAYTAADPNPSYKLMDMDTMMQALSEERGVPMDQLWMGGMESYAKMGMKM
- a CDS encoding DUF4430 domain-containing protein, which codes for MQKLVKITTIFTLSVGLLGASAQPVAAAKAKTVKAQITLTVDHKKVSTKKVTTTSKQTLMKVMKQHYQIKEDNGMITAINGHKQNTKAQKYWLYKINGKDATKGAAATYLKNNDKVSFTLNASK
- a CDS encoding universal stress protein, coding for MLQEYRNILVPVDGSEEAELALAKAVEVAKRNEAHLDVLDVLATQQFEVSYSSFVDGDVIYKMSEDVKTYLDNLVTRIEKDSDFHDIDIHIRFGNPKTVIARDFPQEHKNDLIMIGATGLNAVERMLIGSVASYVNRAAITDVLVVKTDSANKLPKKKK
- a CDS encoding type 1 glutamine amidotransferase domain-containing protein, which translates into the protein MTDNKLIAVLVTNGVEDVELTSPREALSKEGYQFCLIGQRAGEIIQGKKGTPFLIDKGIDDVQPQDFRALFLPGGFSPDQLRGDQRFVDFTKAFLDQKRQIFAICHGPQLFIQTGLTAQLELTAYKTVQPDLAYAGATVKNQPVVVSDHLITSRNPNDLPAFNQAIVSALTE
- a CDS encoding stage II sporulation protein M, which codes for MDKTTELRQWRRRQIWTNLLSAWAALIIVAALIYMVLAWAQPDITTIQRALKRAVSGIKSDSNWQMFLRIAWHNERAVLIVFMLSLIPVPLLYWLNLVGTAASIGLVLYVNAGQTRVGMLILAGLVPHGIFEISCFAFALALASQLNYYIRSRTRNWRKRRYDWIGRLPWWPFIRPLLRWYLMIVVPGLLLAAAIESYVTPWLLTLVR
- a CDS encoding membrane protein; protein product: MPASKSRYTPRYIAVVSLITALCVVGRYLFQFLPNIQPVTDIIIFMTLSFGVVTGGYIAILSILISNVLLGFGIWTLPQIFAYLMVVGLTWLFGHWPYLRRHLWVQAAFSLFAGYLYGFCVSIGQYPLLGGWPQFVAYYIAGLYFDTFHAVGNLVLYFILIPPLSKIIPRLRLD
- a CDS encoding iron chaperone — encoded protein: MKTIDDYIATLPPRQQEVAQIMRELLHDAAPQAIETIAYNMPAIKQNGKVLVYFAPTKQHLGFYPTPEPIVAFAEQLRGYQTSKGTIQLPYDQPLPVKLIKQIVAYRIKQVND
- a CDS encoding TatD family hydrolase, encoding MQLIDAHTHTEEQSYVRLLKREKIYATINCGTPAEFTRNQSWVGNSRRLRLSAGIHPWQVDQVAWTDMAPILAQVPVIGEIGLDNVWTKTDPQLQQQIFTKQLAYAEQAHKPVIIHTKGMEQETLRILKTYFNTYLLHWYSSTEYIEDYLALGCYFSIGPSFATEESVHYLLNAVPLNRVLLESDGMDSIAWALNQELPLSAYPRIMDSGIQALSQAHHVAPDHVAAQLVDNLQRFWAGDSEK